Proteins encoded by one window of Flagellimonas lutaonensis:
- a CDS encoding FKBP-type peptidyl-prolyl cis-trans isomerase gives MSKVKANDTVKVHYTGKLDNGQIFDSSVDREPLEVTLGQGMLIPGFEKGLIDMEVNENKTITIPKEEAYGEVRQELFQRIDRSELPESIKPEVGMGLVAQNPDGSERQLRVAEVTETDIVVDANHPLAGQDLTFDLHLVEIV, from the coding sequence ATGAGTAAAGTAAAGGCGAACGACACTGTTAAGGTACATTACACCGGAAAATTGGATAACGGACAAATCTTTGACAGTTCGGTCGATAGAGAGCCCTTGGAAGTTACCTTGGGGCAGGGCATGTTGATTCCAGGTTTTGAAAAAGGCTTGATCGATATGGAGGTGAACGAAAACAAAACCATCACCATACCCAAAGAAGAAGCGTATGGCGAGGTTCGCCAAGAATTGTTTCAACGTATAGACAGGTCAGAGTTGCCCGAGAGCATCAAACCAGAAGTGGGCATGGGCCTTGTGGCGCAAAACCCCGATGGCAGCGAGCGACAGTTGCGTGTGGCCGAGGTCACCGAAACCGATATTGTAGTGGATGCCAACCATCCACTTGCCGGGCAAGACCTGACATTTGACCTACACCTGGTTGAAATTGTATAA
- a CDS encoding cold-shock protein, translated as MARSQQTFGKREKEKKRLKKREEKQKKKEARKAEAKQSGGGIPFAYTDQYGNLVDTPPDPSEKVAVDAEDIVLGIPQKEESEEAFDPIRKGKVAFFDHSKGFGFIMDTETQEKHFVHVSGLIDEIDENDKVTFELEKGQKGMNAVRVKQQS; from the coding sequence ATGGCAAGATCACAACAAACTTTCGGTAAACGAGAAAAAGAAAAAAAGAGACTAAAGAAAAGAGAAGAGAAGCAAAAGAAAAAAGAGGCCCGTAAAGCAGAGGCCAAACAGAGTGGCGGGGGCATTCCTTTTGCCTATACAGACCAGTACGGCAACCTGGTCGATACGCCTCCAGACCCTTCAGAAAAAGTTGCGGTCGACGCTGAAGACATTGTACTCGGCATTCCCCAAAAAGAAGAATCAGAAGAAGCATTCGATCCCATTCGAAAAGGCAAGGTGGCCTTTTTTGACCATTCCAAGGGATTCGGTTTTATTATGGACACAGAGACCCAAGAAAAGCATTTTGTGCATGTTTCTGGCCTTATCGATGAAATCGATGAAAACGACAAGGTCACTTTTGAACTCGAAAAGGGCCAAAAAGGCATGAACGCCGTTCGGGTAAAACAGCAATCGTAA